A stretch of the Verrucomicrobiia bacterium genome encodes the following:
- a CDS encoding plasmid pRiA4b ORF-3 family protein codes for MNQRKTFRHRSTEQPAASGTRAYRLKITLRYLAPPIWRRVLVREDIPLGQLHGLVQRVMGWSGGHMHEFRMPARGFGPPLGTFGNEGEDEDATVLREVLVRTGQMLLYEYDFGDGWLHGIQLEKTLPLELGWRYPVCLAGARACPPDDCGGPPGYAQLVEALRDPGNKANAQLLE; via the coding sequence GTGAACCAAAGGAAAACATTCCGTCACCGCAGCACTGAACAACCGGCCGCCAGTGGAACCAGAGCCTACCGACTCAAAATCACCCTGCGCTACCTCGCGCCGCCAATCTGGCGCCGCGTGCTGGTGCGGGAGGATATCCCGCTCGGTCAGCTCCACGGACTGGTGCAGCGCGTGATGGGTTGGAGCGGCGGCCACATGCACGAATTTCGGATGCCGGCGCGTGGATTCGGCCCACCTTTGGGCACTTTCGGCAACGAGGGGGAAGACGAAGACGCCACGGTGCTGCGCGAGGTGCTGGTGCGCACAGGGCAGATGCTTCTTTACGAGTATGACTTCGGTGATGGCTGGCTGCATGGTATCCAATTGGAAAAAACTCTCCCGTTGGAGCTTGGCTGGCGCTATCCGGTGTGCCTGGCGGGCGCGCGCGCCTGTCCGCCGGACGATTGCGGCGGCCCGCCCGGCTACGCTCAACTCGTGGAGGC